A single Argentina anserina chromosome 7, drPotAnse1.1, whole genome shotgun sequence DNA region contains:
- the LOC126803724 gene encoding putative disease resistance protein RGA4, producing the protein MAEALVNVLLERLATITFNKVGEEFNMVTGVEKEVKCLTRNLEAIRAVLEDAEQRQVTEATVRHWLSELTEVSFDMDDVLDEWLTEVLKRQIERQEQQGENAPGVVTTKKKVCFPCLSSCFCFGQVDEFARHDIVVRIRELNERIASIDKAKQRFTFEKTIRVPELLQRPKTTSLPNIKTFGRDWEKNLIISKLLSESSEEKEDPRIISIVGMGGMGKTYLANSVFNDEKIKSHFEKRIWVCVSDPFEEIKIARAIIEELDKNNISKNSNELETLMRCIYELLERETFLLVLDDVWNPNCSQWEELLKPLHSGAKGSRVLVTTRNENVAALMKVTSQKFHLKGLSEAVCLSLFFYDAGMDQSSVSKEFKDIGLEIVKRCNGFTP; encoded by the coding sequence ATGGCTGAAGCACTGGTAAATGTTCTCCTTGAGCGTTTGGCCACGATCACCTTTAACAAGGTCGGAGAAGAGTTCAATATGGTCACCGGTGTTGAGAAAGAAGTCAAGTGCCTCACTCGCAATCTAGAAGCCATTAGAGCTGTGCTGGAGGATGCAGAGCAGAGGCAAGTAACGGAGGCCACCGTCAGGCATTGGCTGAGTGAACTGACTGAAGTTTCATTCGACATGGATGACGTGCTGGATGAGTGGCTCACTGAAGTTCTGAAGCGCCAGATAGAGAGACAAGAACAACAAGGTGAAAATGCTCCTGGTGTTGTTACTACTAAGAAGAAGGTATGCTTCCCCTGCCTTTCCTCTTGCTTTTGTTTCGGCCAAGTCGATGAGTTTGCTCGTCATGATATTGTTGTGAGGATTCGAGAGCTAAATGAAAGAATAGCTTCCATTGACAAGGCAAAACAACGTTTTACCTTTGAAAAGACCATAAGAGTCCCTGAACTACTTCAACGACCAAAAACTACTTCACTTCCTAATATTAAAACATTTGGTCGAGATTGGGAGAAAAACCTCATCATTAGCAAGTTGCTAAGTGAGAGTAGTGAAGAAAAGGAAGATCCTCGTATTATCTCTATTGTGGGGATGGGGGGTATGGGGAAAACATATCTTGCTAACTCGGTTTTTAATGATGAAAAGATCAAATCTCATTTTGAAAAGAGAATATGGGTCTGCGTCTCAGACCCTTTTGAAGAGATCAAGATTGCAAGAGCTATCATTGAAGAACTAGATAAAAATAATATCtcaaaaaattcaaatgagttAGAAACACTTATGCGGTGCATATATGAATTGCTTGAGCGTGAAACATTTCTCCTTGTCTTAGATGATGTATGGAACCCAAATTGTAGTCAATGGGAAGAACTACTCAAACCTTTACATAGTGGTGCCAAGGGAAGTAGGGTATTAGTGACCACTCGTAATGAGAATGTTGCTGCTTTAATGAAAGTAACATCTCAAAAGTTCCATTTGAAGGGGTTGAGTGAAGCAGTTTGTCTGTCATTGTTCTTTTACGATGCAGGCATGGATCAGAGTAGTGTGTCTAAAGAGTTTAAAGATATTGGGTTAGAGATCGTGAAGAGATGCAATGGGTTCACTCCTTGA
- the LOC126802181 gene encoding uncharacterized protein LOC126802181 isoform X1 yields MSSVYSPGRSPGSSRLQVGGGGGVSRLRSSSMKKPPEPLRRSVADCLASSAASSHHATTSSSVLLSEASRILRDYLASPTTMDLSYSVILEHTIAERERSPAVVARCVALLKRYLLRYKPSEETLLQIDRFCVNTIAECDMGPNRKLTPWSQSLASTASTNIPPLSVPSFASGTLVKSLNYVRSLVSQHLPRRSFHPGAFSGGLSATRQSLPSLSSLLSRSFNGQLSPAHSGESSENKDVTPMSILNLSNTEKVDGMKDLEYLALDVLRWRWLGEQQSSLLLLESDRVANSQEMRTYNLLEVGAAALLVGDVKAKMKGQPWKFFGTADMPYLDQLLQPSPVTAITDSSAARAHLRAITACKRTKSGPSQIWDESPASTFRPRAKPLFQYRHYSEQQPLRLNPAEVCEVIAAVCSEASSPTANLMTVSSRLNNNYGKPSMDAAVSVLIKLVIDMYVLDPGTAAPLTLSMLQEMLNSPIATCRVRAFDFILNLGVHAHLLEPMMTDDTSTIEEDYSQESYFDSEAKLATQEMRRSDSVFAGTFSAIDDFETWILNILYEILLLLVQIEEKEESVWASALSCLLYFVCDRGKILRNRINGLDIRVVKALLVSSRKNSWAEVVHCKLISMLANMFYQVPQDADENVSSTRLFVVEQVDLIGGLEFIFLEYSLAKSKDERRNLFLVLFDYVLHQINEACIATGGTEYSDDEIQPLVALLTMADASEAIYICIKLGLIGIGELMKNSISDALSRYPNSERLNLLLENVMEKFGATISSFTHLDTEFFHMMQITKSYKSLDSIEGAVLRNGVGMKAKLSWAVLHSLLHSGNIAYHRNAYVWLSDLLIAEISDERDSSIWSNIKTMQQKIFLAGVHDSAVASDVPVPIWLMCGLLKSRHSSIRWGFLFVLERLLMRCKILLNETKTQQSHDSDIGDMHKDNRLEKANAVIDIMSSALSLVFQINETDRMNILKMCDILFSQLCLKVPPASSTEVGEDAQRGRVLFRMDGNKKVDDKENYQDVCTEGTGGRSSQGNNNPLEHGTELMAALLLRGQAIVPMQLVTRVPAALLYWPLIQLAGAATDNIALGIAVGSKGRGNLPGATSDIRATLLLLLIGKCTADPTAFQEVGGEEFFRELLDDTDSRVAYYSSAFLLKRMMTEKPEKYQHMLQNLVVRAQQSNNEKLLENPYLQMRGILQLANDLGTGL; encoded by the exons ATGTCGTCGGTCTACAGTCCGGGCCGGAGCCCCGGGAGCTCGCGGCTCCAGgtcggcggcggcggaggcgTCTCGCGGCTGAGATCTTCGTCCATGAAGAAGCCGCCGGAGCCGCTGCGGCGCTCGGTGGCGGATTGTCTGGCGTCGTCGGCGGCGAGCTCGCACCATGCCACCACTTCCTCCAGTGTGCTCCTCTCCGAAGCTTCCAGAATTCTCAGG GATTATTTGGCATCCCCAACAACGATGGACTTATCTTACAGTGTGATTTTAGAACATACCATTGCTGAGAGGGAGCGCAG CCCTGCAGTTGTCGCAAGGTGCGTGGCACTTTTGAAACGCTACCTCTTACG GTACAAACCCAGTGAAGAGACATTACTGCAGATTGATCGGTTTTGTGTAAACACTATTGCCGAATGTGATATGGGTCCCAACCGGAAATTGACTCCTTGGTCACAGTCGCTTGCATCAACAGCATCTACAAATATTCCCCCTTTGTCTGTACCTAGTTTTGCTTCTGGGACTCTTGTAAAGTCATTGAACTATGTGCGGTCTCTGGTGTCTCAACATCTTCCAAGGCGATCATTCCACCCAGGTGCTTTTTCTGGAGGCCTGTCTGCAACCAGACAATCCCTTCCTAGTTTGTCTTCTTTGTTGAGTAGATCCTTCAATGGGCAGCTAAGCCCTGCACATAGTGGGGAATCTTCAGAGAATAAAGATGTCACACCTATGTCTATTTTGAACCTATCAAATACTGAAAAGGTTGATGGAATGAAAGATCTTGAATACCTTGCACTCGACGTTCTTAGGTGGCGCTGGCTCGGAGAACAGCAGTCATCATTATTGCTACTGGAAAG TGATCGCGTTGCAAATTCCCAAGAAATGAGAACATATAATCTCCTAGAAGTAGGTGCAGCAGCTCTACTTGTAGGAGACGTGAAAGCTAAAATGAAGGGTCAACCGTGGAAGTTCTTCGGAACGGCCGATATGCCTTATCTTGATCAACTGTTGCAACCTTCACCAGTAACTGCAATTACTGATTCATCAGCAGCACGTGCCCACCTGAGGGCAATAACAGCATGTAAACGCACTAAATCTGGCCCGAGTCAAATATG GGATGAATCTCCTGCGAGCACATTTCGTCCACGGGCTAAACCGCTTTTTCAATATCGTCACTACAG TGAACAACAACCCCTGCGGTTGAATCCAGCTGAGGTTTGTGAAGTCATTGCTGCAGTTTGCTCCGAGGCATCTTCACCCACTGCTAATCTGATGACAGTATCATCTAGATTAAATAATAACTATGGAAAGCCGTCGATGGATGCAGCAGTGAGCGTCTTAATCAAACTTGTCATTGACAT GTATGTTTTGGATCCTGGGACTGCTGCTCCTCTCACTCTGTCTATGCTCCAG GAAATGCTTAATTCTCCAATAGCAACGTGTAGAGTTCGTGcatttgatttcattttgaaCCTTGGAGTTCATGCTCATTTACTTGAGCCGATGATGACTGATGACACTTCTACAATTGAAGAAGATTATTCTCAAGAATCATATTTTGATAGTGAAGCTAAGCTTGCAACACAAGAAATGAGAAGATCAGATTCTGTTTTTGCAGGCACTTTCTCAGCTATTGACGATTTTGAAACATGgattttgaatattttataTGAGAttttgcttcttcttgttcAG attgaagagaaagaagaatcTGTGTGGGCTTCTGCTCTTAGCTGTTTGCTTTATTTTGTCTGTGATAGAGGCAAAATATTGAGAAACCGGATAAATGGACTTGACATAAGG GTTGTTAAGGCTCTACTAGTAAGCAGCAGGAAGAATTCTTGGGCAGAAGTAGTCCATTGCAAGCTTATTAGCATGTTAGCAAACATGTTTTatcaagtacctcaagatgCAGATGAGAATGTTTCAAGTACCCGCCTATTTGTTGTGGAGCAAGTTGATCTGAttggtggacttgagtttatTTTCCTTGAG TATTCACTAGCAAAATCAAAGGATGAAAGGAGAAATCTGTTTTTGGTGCTTTTCGACTATGTTTTGCATCAAATTAATGAAGCATGCATAGCTACAGGAGGCACAGAGTATAGCGATGATGAGATTCAACCTCTTGTTGCCCTTCTCACAATGGCTGATGCTTCTGAAGCCATTTATATCTGTATTAAGCTTGGGCTGATTGGCATTGGGGAACTTATGAAGAATTCTATTTCTGATGCATTGTCTAGATATCCGAACAGTGAACGGCTAAATTTG CTGTTGGAGAATGTAATGGAGAAATTTGGGGCAACCATAAGTTCATTTACTCATTTAGACACGGAGTTCTTCCATATGATGCAGATAACAAAATCCTATAAGTCCTTGGATAGCATTGAAGGTGCAGTTCTAAGAAATGGCGTTGGCATGAAAGCAAAGCTCTCGTGGGCTGTTTTGCATTCGCTACTTCATTCTGGGAACATTGCATACCATCGTAATGCATATGTCTGGTTAAGCGATCTGCTTATTGCAGAAATTAGTGATGAAAGGGATTCAAGTATATGGTCAAATATTAAAACCATGCAGCAGAAAATTTTCCTTGCTGGTGTCCATGATTCTGCAGTTGCCTCAGATGTTCCTGTGCCCATTTGGCTTATGTGTGGTCTCTTGAAATCAAGGCACAGCAGCATTAGATGGGGTTTTCTGTTTGTTCTTGAAAGGCTTCTCATGAGGTGTAAGATTTTGTTAAATGAAACTAAAACCCAGCAATCACATGACAGTGATATTGGGGATATGCACAAGGATAATCGTCTCGAGAAAGCTAATGCAGTGATAGACATCATGAGTAGTGCCTTGTCCTTGGTTTTTCAGATAAATGAGACAGATCGCATGAATATTCTGAAG ATGTGTGACATACTATTCTCTCAATTGTGCTTAAAAGTTCCTCCTGCAAGTTCAACAGAGGTAGGAGAAGATGCACAACGTGGTAGGGTTCTTTTTCGCATGGATGGTAATAAGAAAGTTGATGATAAAGAGAATTACCAGGATGTCTGTACCGAAGGAACTGGTGGCAGATCTAGCCAGGGTAACAACAATCCTCTAGAGCATGGGACAGAATTGATGGCAGCACTGCTTCTTCGAGGGCAGGCTATAGTTCCCATGCAATTGGTTACACGTGTTCCTGCTGCTTTGTTATATTGGCCATTGATTCAACTTGCTGGTGCAGCTACGGATAACATAGCGTTGGGTATAGCTGTTGGAAGCAAGGGACGCGGGAACCTTCCTGGGGCAACGTCTGACATACGGGCTACCCTTCTATTACTTCTTATTGGTAAATGTACTGCAGATCCTACTGCTTTCCAGGAAGTTGGTGGGGAAGAATTTTTTAG GGAACTCTTAGATGATACAGACTCAAGGGTAGCATACTACTCCTCAGCCTTTCTTTTAAAG CGAATGATGACAGAGAAACCTGAAAAGTATCAGCACATGCTTCAGAATCTTGTTGTTAGAGCTCAGCAG AGCAACAATGAAAAGCTGTTAGAAAATCCATACCTGCAAATGCGTGGCATACTTCAGCTGGCCAACGATCTAGGAACGGGGTTGTAA
- the LOC126802181 gene encoding uncharacterized protein LOC126802181 isoform X2: MGPNRKLTPWSQSLASTASTNIPPLSVPSFASGTLVKSLNYVRSLVSQHLPRRSFHPGAFSGGLSATRQSLPSLSSLLSRSFNGQLSPAHSGESSENKDVTPMSILNLSNTEKVDGMKDLEYLALDVLRWRWLGEQQSSLLLLESDRVANSQEMRTYNLLEVGAAALLVGDVKAKMKGQPWKFFGTADMPYLDQLLQPSPVTAITDSSAARAHLRAITACKRTKSGPSQIWDESPASTFRPRAKPLFQYRHYSEQQPLRLNPAEVCEVIAAVCSEASSPTANLMTVSSRLNNNYGKPSMDAAVSVLIKLVIDMYVLDPGTAAPLTLSMLQEMLNSPIATCRVRAFDFILNLGVHAHLLEPMMTDDTSTIEEDYSQESYFDSEAKLATQEMRRSDSVFAGTFSAIDDFETWILNILYEILLLLVQIEEKEESVWASALSCLLYFVCDRGKILRNRINGLDIRVVKALLVSSRKNSWAEVVHCKLISMLANMFYQVPQDADENVSSTRLFVVEQVDLIGGLEFIFLEYSLAKSKDERRNLFLVLFDYVLHQINEACIATGGTEYSDDEIQPLVALLTMADASEAIYICIKLGLIGIGELMKNSISDALSRYPNSERLNLLLENVMEKFGATISSFTHLDTEFFHMMQITKSYKSLDSIEGAVLRNGVGMKAKLSWAVLHSLLHSGNIAYHRNAYVWLSDLLIAEISDERDSSIWSNIKTMQQKIFLAGVHDSAVASDVPVPIWLMCGLLKSRHSSIRWGFLFVLERLLMRCKILLNETKTQQSHDSDIGDMHKDNRLEKANAVIDIMSSALSLVFQINETDRMNILKMCDILFSQLCLKVPPASSTEVGEDAQRGRVLFRMDGNKKVDDKENYQDVCTEGTGGRSSQGNNNPLEHGTELMAALLLRGQAIVPMQLVTRVPAALLYWPLIQLAGAATDNIALGIAVGSKGRGNLPGATSDIRATLLLLLIGKCTADPTAFQEVGGEEFFRELLDDTDSRVAYYSSAFLLKRMMTEKPEKYQHMLQNLVVRAQQSNNEKLLENPYLQMRGILQLANDLGTGL; encoded by the exons ATGGGTCCCAACCGGAAATTGACTCCTTGGTCACAGTCGCTTGCATCAACAGCATCTACAAATATTCCCCCTTTGTCTGTACCTAGTTTTGCTTCTGGGACTCTTGTAAAGTCATTGAACTATGTGCGGTCTCTGGTGTCTCAACATCTTCCAAGGCGATCATTCCACCCAGGTGCTTTTTCTGGAGGCCTGTCTGCAACCAGACAATCCCTTCCTAGTTTGTCTTCTTTGTTGAGTAGATCCTTCAATGGGCAGCTAAGCCCTGCACATAGTGGGGAATCTTCAGAGAATAAAGATGTCACACCTATGTCTATTTTGAACCTATCAAATACTGAAAAGGTTGATGGAATGAAAGATCTTGAATACCTTGCACTCGACGTTCTTAGGTGGCGCTGGCTCGGAGAACAGCAGTCATCATTATTGCTACTGGAAAG TGATCGCGTTGCAAATTCCCAAGAAATGAGAACATATAATCTCCTAGAAGTAGGTGCAGCAGCTCTACTTGTAGGAGACGTGAAAGCTAAAATGAAGGGTCAACCGTGGAAGTTCTTCGGAACGGCCGATATGCCTTATCTTGATCAACTGTTGCAACCTTCACCAGTAACTGCAATTACTGATTCATCAGCAGCACGTGCCCACCTGAGGGCAATAACAGCATGTAAACGCACTAAATCTGGCCCGAGTCAAATATG GGATGAATCTCCTGCGAGCACATTTCGTCCACGGGCTAAACCGCTTTTTCAATATCGTCACTACAG TGAACAACAACCCCTGCGGTTGAATCCAGCTGAGGTTTGTGAAGTCATTGCTGCAGTTTGCTCCGAGGCATCTTCACCCACTGCTAATCTGATGACAGTATCATCTAGATTAAATAATAACTATGGAAAGCCGTCGATGGATGCAGCAGTGAGCGTCTTAATCAAACTTGTCATTGACAT GTATGTTTTGGATCCTGGGACTGCTGCTCCTCTCACTCTGTCTATGCTCCAG GAAATGCTTAATTCTCCAATAGCAACGTGTAGAGTTCGTGcatttgatttcattttgaaCCTTGGAGTTCATGCTCATTTACTTGAGCCGATGATGACTGATGACACTTCTACAATTGAAGAAGATTATTCTCAAGAATCATATTTTGATAGTGAAGCTAAGCTTGCAACACAAGAAATGAGAAGATCAGATTCTGTTTTTGCAGGCACTTTCTCAGCTATTGACGATTTTGAAACATGgattttgaatattttataTGAGAttttgcttcttcttgttcAG attgaagagaaagaagaatcTGTGTGGGCTTCTGCTCTTAGCTGTTTGCTTTATTTTGTCTGTGATAGAGGCAAAATATTGAGAAACCGGATAAATGGACTTGACATAAGG GTTGTTAAGGCTCTACTAGTAAGCAGCAGGAAGAATTCTTGGGCAGAAGTAGTCCATTGCAAGCTTATTAGCATGTTAGCAAACATGTTTTatcaagtacctcaagatgCAGATGAGAATGTTTCAAGTACCCGCCTATTTGTTGTGGAGCAAGTTGATCTGAttggtggacttgagtttatTTTCCTTGAG TATTCACTAGCAAAATCAAAGGATGAAAGGAGAAATCTGTTTTTGGTGCTTTTCGACTATGTTTTGCATCAAATTAATGAAGCATGCATAGCTACAGGAGGCACAGAGTATAGCGATGATGAGATTCAACCTCTTGTTGCCCTTCTCACAATGGCTGATGCTTCTGAAGCCATTTATATCTGTATTAAGCTTGGGCTGATTGGCATTGGGGAACTTATGAAGAATTCTATTTCTGATGCATTGTCTAGATATCCGAACAGTGAACGGCTAAATTTG CTGTTGGAGAATGTAATGGAGAAATTTGGGGCAACCATAAGTTCATTTACTCATTTAGACACGGAGTTCTTCCATATGATGCAGATAACAAAATCCTATAAGTCCTTGGATAGCATTGAAGGTGCAGTTCTAAGAAATGGCGTTGGCATGAAAGCAAAGCTCTCGTGGGCTGTTTTGCATTCGCTACTTCATTCTGGGAACATTGCATACCATCGTAATGCATATGTCTGGTTAAGCGATCTGCTTATTGCAGAAATTAGTGATGAAAGGGATTCAAGTATATGGTCAAATATTAAAACCATGCAGCAGAAAATTTTCCTTGCTGGTGTCCATGATTCTGCAGTTGCCTCAGATGTTCCTGTGCCCATTTGGCTTATGTGTGGTCTCTTGAAATCAAGGCACAGCAGCATTAGATGGGGTTTTCTGTTTGTTCTTGAAAGGCTTCTCATGAGGTGTAAGATTTTGTTAAATGAAACTAAAACCCAGCAATCACATGACAGTGATATTGGGGATATGCACAAGGATAATCGTCTCGAGAAAGCTAATGCAGTGATAGACATCATGAGTAGTGCCTTGTCCTTGGTTTTTCAGATAAATGAGACAGATCGCATGAATATTCTGAAG ATGTGTGACATACTATTCTCTCAATTGTGCTTAAAAGTTCCTCCTGCAAGTTCAACAGAGGTAGGAGAAGATGCACAACGTGGTAGGGTTCTTTTTCGCATGGATGGTAATAAGAAAGTTGATGATAAAGAGAATTACCAGGATGTCTGTACCGAAGGAACTGGTGGCAGATCTAGCCAGGGTAACAACAATCCTCTAGAGCATGGGACAGAATTGATGGCAGCACTGCTTCTTCGAGGGCAGGCTATAGTTCCCATGCAATTGGTTACACGTGTTCCTGCTGCTTTGTTATATTGGCCATTGATTCAACTTGCTGGTGCAGCTACGGATAACATAGCGTTGGGTATAGCTGTTGGAAGCAAGGGACGCGGGAACCTTCCTGGGGCAACGTCTGACATACGGGCTACCCTTCTATTACTTCTTATTGGTAAATGTACTGCAGATCCTACTGCTTTCCAGGAAGTTGGTGGGGAAGAATTTTTTAG GGAACTCTTAGATGATACAGACTCAAGGGTAGCATACTACTCCTCAGCCTTTCTTTTAAAG CGAATGATGACAGAGAAACCTGAAAAGTATCAGCACATGCTTCAGAATCTTGTTGTTAGAGCTCAGCAG AGCAACAATGAAAAGCTGTTAGAAAATCCATACCTGCAAATGCGTGGCATACTTCAGCTGGCCAACGATCTAGGAACGGGGTTGTAA
- the LOC126802024 gene encoding enoyl-CoA delta isomerase 1, peroxisomal encodes MCTLEKKGEVFILTLTGPGEHRLNPTLLDAIQSALNQVRAAATSSSVALITTAHGKFFSNGYDLDWAGSDKVRGELMTSKLRSIVADYISLPLPTIAAVTGHACAAGFILARCHDYVVMRKDRGFIYMSEMDIALVIPAWFHALVKNKVGSATAVRDLMLRADKVKAAVAVEKGIIDLAVDGAEETVEAAVRMGEEFARRKWKGHVYAQIRMGLMVEVLEEIRKVHTSIGSRL; translated from the coding sequence ATGTGTACATTGGAGAAGAAAGGCGAGGTCTTCATCCTCACTTTAACTGGGCCGGGCGAGCATAGGCTCAACCCGACCCTACTAGACGCAATCCAATCAGCTTTAAACCAAGTCAGAGCCGCCGCCACGTCATCCTCCGTGGCCCTGATCACCACCGCGCACGGCAAATTCTTCTCCAACGGGTACGATCTGgactgggccgggtcggacaAGGTCCGGGGCGAGCTCATGACCTCCAAGCTCCGTTCAATCGTGGCGGATTACATCTCTCTCCCCCTGCCGACGATCGCCGCCGTCACCGGCCACGCCTGCGCCGCGGGGTTCATCCTGGCGCGGTGCCACGACTATGTTGTGATGAGGAAGGATCGGGGGTTTATATATATGAGCGAGATGGATATCGCGCTGGTGATTCCGGCTTGGTTCCACGCGCTGGTTAAGAACAAGGTGGGATCGGCGACGGCGGTGCGCGATTTGATGCTGAGAGCGGATAAGGTGAaggcggcggtggcggtgGAGAAGGGGATTATAGATTTGGCGGTTGATGGCGCGGAGGAGACGGTTGAGGCGGCGGTTAGAATGGGGGAGGAGTTCGCTAGGAGGAAGTGGAAGGGACACGTGTACGCTCAGATTCGCATGGGCTTGATGGTGGAGGTTTTGGAGGAGATTCGAAAGGTTCATACTAGCATTGGATCCCGACTTTAG
- the LOC126802022 gene encoding zinc finger protein GIS2-like isoform X1, with product MSQSPSRSRRFRSSERASYRDAPYPRERERRVNSRNDFLCNKCKRPGHFARDCPNMTVCNNCGLPGHIAAECNSTTTCWNCKEPGHLANQCSNDPVCHMCGKMGHLARDCSNPSLPSHDARLCNNCYKPGHFAVACTNEKACNNCRLPGHLARDCPNKPVCNICNISGHVARHCPKSGLENIAAPFRDIICRNCGQPGHVSRECVSIVICRNCGGRGHQAYECPSALMHDRGLRRY from the exons ATGAGCCAAAGTCCCTCTCGATCCAGGAGGTTCCGTAGCAGTGAACGTGCATCTTACCGTGATGCCCCATATCCTAGGGAACGGGAGCGCCGTGTGAATAG CAGGAATGATTTTCTTTGCAACAAATGTAAACGGCCAGGGCATTTTGCCCGAGATTGTCCAAATATGACTGTCTGCAACAACTGTGGACTTCCTGG CCACATTGCTGCTGAATGCAACTCGACCACTACGTGCTGGAACTGCAAGGAGCCTGGACATCTTGCAAACCAATGCTCCAATGATCCGGTCTGCCATATGTGTGGTAAGATGGGTCACCTTGCTCGTGATTGCTCAAACCCCTCTCTTCCATCCCATGATGCAAGGCTCTGCAACAACTGCTACAAGCCGGGCCACTTTGCAGTCGCCTGCACCAATGAGAAAGCATGCAACAACTGCCGCCTGCCAGGTCACCTCGCCCGTGACTGCCCCAACAAGCCTGTCTGCAACATCTGCAACATATCAGGCCACGTTGCCCGCCACTGCCCCAAGTCAGGCCTGGAAAACATCGCAGCCCCTTTCCGGGACATCATCTGCCGTAATTGCGGCCAGCCCGGGCATGTCAGCCGCGAGTGCGTCTCCATTGTCATCTGCCGCAACTGTGGAGGAAGGGGTCACCAGGCTTACGAGTGCCCTTCGGCCTTGATGCACGACCGCGGCCTGCGTAGGTACTGA
- the LOC126802022 gene encoding zinc finger protein GIS2-like isoform X2, producing MSQSPSRSRRFRSSERASYRDAPYPRERERRVNRNDFLCNKCKRPGHFARDCPNMTVCNNCGLPGHIAAECNSTTTCWNCKEPGHLANQCSNDPVCHMCGKMGHLARDCSNPSLPSHDARLCNNCYKPGHFAVACTNEKACNNCRLPGHLARDCPNKPVCNICNISGHVARHCPKSGLENIAAPFRDIICRNCGQPGHVSRECVSIVICRNCGGRGHQAYECPSALMHDRGLRRY from the exons ATGAGCCAAAGTCCCTCTCGATCCAGGAGGTTCCGTAGCAGTGAACGTGCATCTTACCGTGATGCCCCATATCCTAGGGAACGGGAGCGCCGTGTGAATAG GAATGATTTTCTTTGCAACAAATGTAAACGGCCAGGGCATTTTGCCCGAGATTGTCCAAATATGACTGTCTGCAACAACTGTGGACTTCCTGG CCACATTGCTGCTGAATGCAACTCGACCACTACGTGCTGGAACTGCAAGGAGCCTGGACATCTTGCAAACCAATGCTCCAATGATCCGGTCTGCCATATGTGTGGTAAGATGGGTCACCTTGCTCGTGATTGCTCAAACCCCTCTCTTCCATCCCATGATGCAAGGCTCTGCAACAACTGCTACAAGCCGGGCCACTTTGCAGTCGCCTGCACCAATGAGAAAGCATGCAACAACTGCCGCCTGCCAGGTCACCTCGCCCGTGACTGCCCCAACAAGCCTGTCTGCAACATCTGCAACATATCAGGCCACGTTGCCCGCCACTGCCCCAAGTCAGGCCTGGAAAACATCGCAGCCCCTTTCCGGGACATCATCTGCCGTAATTGCGGCCAGCCCGGGCATGTCAGCCGCGAGTGCGTCTCCATTGTCATCTGCCGCAACTGTGGAGGAAGGGGTCACCAGGCTTACGAGTGCCCTTCGGCCTTGATGCACGACCGCGGCCTGCGTAGGTACTGA